In Accipiter gentilis chromosome 22, bAccGen1.1, whole genome shotgun sequence, the following are encoded in one genomic region:
- the HAUS2 gene encoding HAUS augmin-like complex subunit 2 produces MPPSSRASGTPSMAERRSFASRAGAAGRPGPGGAAGRPRPGGAAGSVRRTLGLSPRRGAKGGDEEWSGGDEEWNGGDEEWSSGGEAWSGGEAARRPWEAGQPAAAATLLARCLAAGAVTQETLDLTCRKAPCFVKFSEMEKMANIQAEINEKKLKTEILQLEKETADIAHPFYLGKKCEILQDMNRHLEAILKEKRALRKRLIKPRCQDSLPIEATFHKYVVELLTEAVTFIEKLESHVQAVRSIPQIPNVMKNMDTALTKTEVLMMELEELAEQILKWREQQKVYSDSICSTAELDFDLSLT; encoded by the exons ATGCCGCCATCTTCCCGAGCTTCCGGGACACCCAGCATGGCGGAGCGCCGCAGCTTCGCATCACGGGCCGGGGCGGCCGGTAGacccgggccgggcggggcggccggTAGACCCAggccgggcggggcggccggGTCCGTGAGGAGGACGCTGGGACTGAGCCCGCGGCGAGGCGCCAAGGGCGGCGATGAGGAGTGGAGCGGCGGCGATGAGGAGTGGAACGGCGGCGATGAGGAGTGGAGCAGCGGCGGCGAGGCGTGGAGCGGCGGCgaggccgcccgccgcccctgGGAAGCCGGGCAGCCCGCGGCGGCGGCCACCCTGCTGGCGCGGTGCCTGGCGGCGGGCGCCGTGACTCAG GAGACATTGGATTTAACCTGTCGAAAAGCCCCATGCTTTGTGAAATtctcagagatggaaaaaatggCAAACATTCAAGCTGAAATCAATGAG aagaaactgaaaactgaaattctgcagctggagaaggagacAGCAGACATTGCGCACCCTTTTTACTTGG gCAAAAAATGCGAGATTTTGCAAGATATGAACAGACACTTGGAAGCCATACTGAAAGAGAAGAGGGCTCTTAGAAAGAGGTTGATAAAGCCCAGATGTCAAGACAGCCTACCTATTGAGGCTACTTTCCACAA GTATGTAGTAGAGTTGTTGACTGAGGCTGTGACGTTCATTGAGAAGCTTGAAAGCCATGTGCAGGCCGTAAGAAGCATCCCTCAGATACCGAACGTCATGAAGAATATG GACACTGCTTTGACAAAAACAGAGGTGCTCATGATGGAGTTGGAGGAGCTGGCAGAGCAAATATTGAAATGGAGAGAACAGCAAAAAGTGTATTCTGACAGCATCTGCAGTACTGCTGAATTGGACTTTGACTTATCTTTAACCTAA